One genomic region from Methanocaldococcus fervens AG86 encodes:
- a CDS encoding carbohydrate kinase family protein codes for MEKITCVGHTALDYIFNVEKFPEPNTSVQIPSARKYYGGAAANTAVGIKKLDVDSELLSCVGYDFKNSGYERYLKNLGINISKLYYSEEEETPKAWIFTDKDNNQITFFLWGAAKHYKELNPPKFNTEIVHIATGDPEFNLKCAKKAYGNNLVSFDPGQDLPQYSKENLLEMIEHTNFLFMNKHEFERALKLLNFDIDDYLKRVDVLIVTKGSKGSVIYTKDEKIDIPCIKAEAVVDPTGAGDSYRAGFLSAYVKGYSLKKCGLIGATTASFVVEAKGCQTNLPTWDMVVERLEKHGFKI; via the coding sequence ATGGAAAAAATTACTTGTGTAGGACATACAGCCCTTGATTATATTTTTAATGTAGAAAAATTTCCAGAACCAAACACTTCTGTACAAATTCCTTCAGCGAGAAAGTATTATGGTGGAGCCGCTGCTAATACAGCAGTAGGGATAAAAAAGCTTGATGTTGATTCAGAACTTTTATCATGTGTTGGTTATGATTTTAAAAACAGTGGATATGAGAGATATTTAAAGAATTTAGGAATAAATATCTCCAAACTTTACTACTCTGAAGAGGAGGAAACTCCAAAGGCATGGATATTCACAGATAAAGATAACAATCAAATCACCTTCTTCCTATGGGGAGCGGCTAAGCATTATAAAGAGCTGAATCCACCAAAGTTTAATACTGAAATTGTTCACATAGCCACAGGAGATCCGGAATTTAATCTAAAATGTGCTAAAAAAGCATATGGAAATAATCTAGTATCTTTCGATCCTGGGCAAGATCTACCACAATACTCAAAAGAAAATTTATTAGAGATGATTGAGCATACAAACTTTTTATTTATGAATAAGCATGAATTTGAGAGAGCATTAAAACTCTTGAATTTTGACATTGATGATTATCTAAAGAGGGTTGATGTCCTTATAGTAACAAAGGGCTCTAAGGGTAGTGTAATATACACCAAAGATGAAAAAATAGATATTCCTTGTATTAAAGCAGAGGCTGTTGTAGATCCAACAGGAGCTGGAGATAGCTATAGAGCAGGATTTTTATCTGCATATGTTAAAGGATACAGCTTAAAAAAATGTGGTTTAATTGGAGCGACAACTGCTTCATTTGTTGTTGAGGCAAAAGGATGTCAAACTAACCTACCAACATGGGATATGGTTGTTGAAAGATTGGAAAAGCATGGATTTAAAATTTAA
- a CDS encoding DUF2111 domain-containing protein: MINISENSEAKELIPIAQAVHILVNKLPVAARSKNKPGVRLEKGEVVDTNYEGYVLRVAIKQGKVIRATPIVGPYAGLPVIVAPIKDGDKVVGAIGVVDITAGIFEDIIAIARRPELHKFLPEDAFPK, translated from the coding sequence ATGATAAATATATCTGAAAATTCTGAAGCAAAGGAATTAATACCTATTGCCCAAGCTGTTCATATATTGGTTAACAAACTACCTGTTGCTGCAAGAAGTAAAAATAAACCTGGAGTTAGATTAGAGAAAGGGGAGGTTGTTGATACAAACTATGAAGGATATGTTTTAAGAGTAGCCATTAAACAAGGAAAGGTTATTAGAGCAACGCCTATTGTAGGCCCTTATGCGGGACTTCCAGTCATTGTGGCCCCAATTAAAGATGGGGATAAAGTTGTAGGTGCTATTGGTGTGGTTGATATTACAGCAGGGATATTTGAGGATATAATAGCAATAGCAAGAAGACCTGAGCTCCATAAATTCCTACCAGAAGATGCATTTCCAAAATAA
- a CDS encoding methanogenesis marker 5 protein: MKKIFIYPPNSLILSDLVERFGHKPLNLNIVIGKLVRNPEIDSPPMNITDEEPKKGLKYAAVEVPSGVRGRMALIGPLIEEAEAAIIMEDAPIAFGCIGCQRTNELTLYLVRRKNIPTLKVKYPTNEEEAEILVNKIANFLKSLEESKEN, from the coding sequence ATGAAAAAAATATTTATCTACCCCCCAAATAGCTTAATATTGAGTGATTTAGTTGAAAGATTTGGACATAAGCCGTTAAATCTAAACATAGTTATAGGAAAGTTGGTAAGAAATCCTGAGATAGACAGCCCACCAATGAACATAACTGATGAAGAACCAAAAAAAGGTTTAAAGTATGCTGCTGTAGAAGTTCCTTCAGGTGTTAGAGGGAGAATGGCTTTAATTGGGCCTTTAATTGAAGAAGCTGAAGCGGCAATAATAATGGAAGACGCTCCAATAGCCTTTGGATGCATAGGATGCCAGAGAACTAATGAGTTAACCCTATACTTAGTAAGAAGAAAAAATATCCCTACATTGAAAGTTAAATATCCAACAAATGAAGAAGAGGCTGAAATTTTAGTTAATAAGATAGCCAACTTTTTAAAAAGCTTAGAAGAGAGTAAAGAGAATTAA
- the mmp3 gene encoding methyl-coenzyme M reductase-associated protein Mmp3: MAKVIVNGKEKVGETLKDVIKDEYYKEGANIVIIKGVKREAEKIAKKFLIKTTKGNITVAITEDNETAKFFVNNYKNFVKKLRWVSGVDTAFGPTTIDLEISAEPGAFKKWDVLLSISGLDKDEGHIVFIKKKTEGIYGLKNPKIGIVVGGKWVIDRLDIGDKIIDIEPIKEEKEAVDYLVTTNLDTKLEDGWKIFTYFTAEFDGTPSAVEHCLALMEDGIFEISEKTNTYVADCRLQTLKIEEGNLIDRERGFITVRNYGVGEGKVYIYREGRSSSLSHTVVGRVKEGIELIDFSDSGILSVKTIPERLCAIGLTMEEAEEMFKKYNIEVEKEGDLENAIVVEQEPEYTLDVLKEKKVKIRGLDKSKIVVIELYEDKAPITTWYFRKTTGLTTKRVGKLHVYFKHKDVVMFKGNPDYSKGLLPENIPTDKVEPCAIGVTNMVSRYKGMIGVRLGESDKFGPTGESFEKTNIVGRIVENAEYLKNVKSGEDVYLLLKK; this comes from the coding sequence ATGGCTAAGGTAATTGTAAACGGAAAGGAAAAAGTTGGAGAAACTTTGAAAGATGTAATAAAAGATGAATATTACAAAGAAGGGGCAAATATAGTTATTATAAAGGGAGTTAAAAGGGAAGCTGAAAAGATAGCTAAGAAGTTTTTAATTAAAACCACTAAAGGGAATATAACGGTGGCGATAACTGAAGATAATGAAACAGCCAAATTTTTTGTAAATAATTACAAAAATTTCGTAAAAAAGCTTAGATGGGTTAGTGGAGTTGATACCGCATTTGGTCCAACAACCATCGATTTAGAGATTTCAGCTGAACCAGGAGCTTTTAAAAAGTGGGATGTTCTTTTAAGCATTTCTGGTTTAGATAAGGATGAAGGGCATATAGTATTTATTAAGAAAAAAACTGAAGGGATTTATGGGTTAAAAAATCCAAAAATTGGTATTGTTGTTGGAGGTAAATGGGTTATTGATAGATTAGATATCGGAGACAAAATTATTGACATAGAGCCAATTAAAGAGGAAAAAGAAGCTGTTGATTACTTAGTAACAACAAACTTAGATACAAAGTTGGAAGATGGTTGGAAAATCTTTACATACTTCACAGCTGAGTTTGATGGAACACCTTCAGCTGTAGAACATTGTTTAGCTTTAATGGAAGATGGAATATTTGAAATTTCTGAAAAAACAAACACTTATGTCGCTGATTGTAGATTACAAACATTGAAGATTGAAGAAGGGAATTTAATTGACAGGGAGAGAGGATTTATAACCGTAAGGAATTATGGAGTTGGAGAAGGTAAAGTTTATATCTATAGGGAGGGTAGAAGCTCCTCTTTATCCCATACAGTTGTTGGAAGAGTTAAAGAAGGAATAGAACTAATTGATTTCTCTGATTCAGGAATTTTGTCTGTAAAAACAATTCCTGAAAGGTTGTGTGCTATTGGTTTAACTATGGAAGAAGCAGAGGAGATGTTTAAAAAATACAACATAGAGGTTGAGAAAGAGGGAGATTTAGAAAATGCCATTGTTGTTGAACAGGAGCCAGAATATACCTTAGATGTGTTAAAGGAAAAGAAAGTTAAAATAAGAGGATTGGATAAGAGCAAAATAGTTGTTATTGAGCTTTATGAAGATAAGGCACCTATAACTACATGGTACTTTAGAAAAACTACTGGCTTAACAACAAAAAGAGTTGGAAAGCTCCACGTTTATTTCAAACATAAAGATGTTGTAATGTTTAAAGGAAATCCAGATTACTCAAAAGGTTTGTTACCTGAAAACATCCCAACCGATAAGGTTGAGCCATGCGCCATTGGAGTAACAAACATGGTTAGTAGGTATAAAGGAATGATTGGGGTTAGATTAGGAGAAAGCGATAAATTTGGTCCTACAGGGGAGAGTTTTGAAAAAACAAACATTGTTGGAAGAATAGTTGAAAACGCTGAATACCTAAAGAATGTTAAAAGTGGAGAAGATGTTTATCTATTGCTAAAAAAATAA
- a CDS encoding lactaldehyde dehydrogenase has protein sequence MFIDGKWIDREDFEVINPYTLEVIKKIPALSREEVKEAIDTAEKYKEVMKNLSISKRYNILMNIAKQIKERKEELAKILAIDAGKPIKQARVEVERSIGTFKLAAFYAKEFRDEAIPSDDKLIFTKREPVGIVGAITPFNFPLNLSAHKIASAIATGNVVIHHPSSKAPLACIELAKIIERALKKYKVPLGVYNLLTGAGEVVGDEMVVNEKVNMISFTGSLKVGEMIAKKAGFKKITLELGGVNPNIVLKDANLEKAVNSLIKGSFIYAGQVCISVGMILVDESIADRFIEMFVNKAKELNVGNPLDERTDVGPLISVEHAEWVEGIVEKAIDEGGKLLLGGKRDKAIFYPTILEVDRDNILCKTETFAPVIPIIRANEEEMIDIANSTEYGLHSAVFTNDINKALKFAENLEFGGVIINDSSLFRQDNMPFGGVKKSGLGREGIKYAMEEMSSIKTVIISK, from the coding sequence ATGTTCATTGATGGAAAGTGGATTGATAGGGAAGATTTTGAAGTTATCAACCCATATACTTTAGAAGTTATTAAAAAAATCCCTGCTCTAAGTAGGGAAGAAGTTAAAGAGGCAATAGATACTGCAGAGAAATATAAAGAAGTTATGAAAAACCTTTCTATATCTAAACGATACAACATCTTAATGAATATTGCAAAACAAATTAAAGAAAGGAAAGAAGAGCTTGCTAAAATATTAGCTATAGATGCTGGAAAACCAATAAAACAGGCGAGAGTAGAAGTTGAAAGAAGTATTGGAACATTCAAATTAGCTGCCTTTTATGCTAAAGAGTTTAGAGATGAGGCAATTCCTTCAGACGATAAATTGATATTTACAAAAAGAGAACCTGTTGGAATAGTCGGAGCTATAACACCATTCAACTTTCCTTTAAATTTATCAGCCCATAAGATAGCTTCAGCAATAGCTACTGGAAACGTTGTAATTCACCACCCGTCATCAAAAGCCCCTCTTGCTTGCATAGAGTTGGCTAAAATTATAGAGAGAGCTTTAAAGAAATATAAAGTTCCATTGGGAGTTTATAACCTACTTACTGGAGCTGGGGAAGTTGTAGGAGATGAAATGGTTGTCAATGAAAAGGTTAATATGATTTCATTCACTGGAAGTTTGAAAGTTGGAGAGATGATAGCTAAAAAAGCTGGATTTAAAAAGATTACTTTAGAATTAGGAGGAGTCAATCCAAATATTGTATTAAAGGATGCAAACTTAGAGAAAGCTGTTAACTCTCTAATAAAAGGTAGCTTTATATACGCTGGGCAGGTTTGCATCTCTGTAGGGATGATTTTAGTTGATGAAAGTATAGCAGATAGATTTATAGAGATGTTTGTAAATAAAGCTAAAGAGCTAAATGTAGGTAATCCATTGGATGAGAGAACTGATGTGGGACCATTAATAAGTGTTGAACATGCAGAGTGGGTTGAGGGAATTGTTGAAAAAGCCATAGATGAAGGAGGAAAATTACTTTTAGGAGGAAAGAGGGATAAAGCTATATTCTATCCAACAATATTAGAAGTTGATAGAGACAACATCTTATGTAAAACAGAAACTTTTGCTCCCGTAATTCCAATAATTAGGGCTAATGAAGAGGAGATGATTGATATAGCCAACAGTACAGAGTATGGGTTGCACTCAGCTGTATTTACAAATGATATAAATAAGGCATTGAAATTTGCAGAGAACTTAGAGTTTGGAGGGGTTATTATAAACGATTCATCATTATTTAGGCAGGATAATATGCCGTTTGGAGGAGTTAAGAAGAGTGGTTTAGGAAGGGAAGGAATTAAATATGCAATGGAAGAGATGAGCAGTATAAAGACAGTTATAATATCCAAATAA
- the rbcL gene encoding type III ribulose-bisphosphate carboxylase, protein MDYIDLNYTPNENDLLSCMIIKGENLEKLANEIAGESSIGTWTKVQTMKSDIYTKLKPKVYEIKEIGNEGRYKIGLIKIAYPLYAFEINNMPGVLAGIAGNIFGMKIAKGLRILDFRFPEEFVKSYKGPRFGIEGVRKTLKIKERPLLGTIVKPKVGLRTEEHAKVAYEAWVGGVDLVKDDENLTSQEFNKFEDRVYKTLEMRDKAEEETGERKAYMPNITAPYREMLRRAEIAEDAGSEYVMIDVVVSGFSAVQSFREEEFNFIIHAHRAMHAAITRGRDFGISMLALAKIYRLLGVDQLHIGTVVGKMEGGEKEVKAIRDEIVYDKVEADNENKFFNQEWFGINPIFPVSSGGVHPKLVPKIVEILGRDLIIQAGGGVHGHPDGTKAGAKAMRAAIEAVVEGKSLEEKAEEVEELKKALGYWK, encoded by the coding sequence ATGGATTACATAGATTTAAATTATACTCCAAACGAAAATGATTTGTTATCATGCATGATAATCAAAGGAGAAAATTTAGAAAAATTGGCAAATGAGATTGCTGGTGAGAGTTCTATTGGAACATGGACTAAAGTTCAAACAATGAAGAGCGATATTTATACAAAATTAAAACCAAAAGTTTATGAAATTAAAGAGATTGGAAATGAAGGCAGATACAAAATAGGCCTAATAAAGATTGCTTATCCGTTGTATGCTTTTGAAATAAACAACATGCCAGGGGTTTTGGCAGGGATTGCTGGAAATATATTTGGAATGAAGATTGCCAAAGGTTTGAGGATATTAGATTTTAGATTTCCAGAAGAGTTTGTTAAATCCTATAAAGGCCCAAGATTTGGAATTGAAGGGGTTAGAAAAACTCTTAAAATTAAGGAAAGACCATTATTGGGAACTATAGTTAAACCAAAAGTGGGTTTAAGGACAGAGGAGCATGCAAAAGTGGCTTACGAAGCATGGGTAGGAGGGGTTGATTTAGTTAAGGATGATGAAAACTTAACGTCCCAAGAATTTAACAAATTTGAAGATAGAGTTTATAAAACCTTGGAGATGAGGGATAAGGCGGAGGAAGAGACTGGAGAAAGGAAGGCATATATGCCAAATATAACAGCCCCATACAGAGAAATGCTGAGGAGGGCAGAGATTGCTGAAGACGCTGGAAGTGAATATGTGATGATTGACGTGGTTGTTAGCGGGTTTTCAGCAGTTCAATCATTCAGAGAGGAGGAATTTAATTTTATAATACATGCACATAGGGCAATGCATGCGGCAATAACAAGAGGGAGGGATTTTGGAATATCGATGCTCGCATTAGCCAAGATTTACAGGTTGTTGGGAGTTGATCAACTGCATATAGGAACGGTTGTTGGAAAAATGGAAGGAGGAGAGAAGGAGGTTAAAGCAATTAGGGATGAGATAGTTTATGATAAGGTTGAGGCAGATAACGAAAACAAATTTTTCAATCAAGAATGGTTTGGTATTAATCCAATATTCCCAGTATCTTCAGGAGGAGTTCATCCTAAGTTGGTTCCAAAAATAGTTGAAATTTTAGGAAGAGATTTAATTATACAAGCTGGAGGAGGGGTGCATGGGCATCCAGATGGAACTAAAGCTGGAGCTAAGGCAATGAGAGCGGCTATAGAGGCAGTTGTAGAAGGGAAGTCGTTGGAAGAAAAGGCTGAAGAAGTTGAAGAATTAAAGAAGGCATTGGGGTATTGGAAATAA
- a CDS encoding DNA-directed DNA polymerase II large subunit encodes MVHVACSENMKKYFESIVDEVKKIYKIAEECRKKGFDPVDEVEIPLAADMADRVEGLVGPKGVAGRIRELVKELGKEPAALEIAKEIVEGKFGDFDKEKKAEQAVRTALAVLTEGIVAAPLEGIADVKIKKNPDGSEYLAIYYAGPIRSAGGTAQALSVLVGDFVRKAMGLDRYKPTEDEIERYVEEVELYQSEVGSFQYNPKADEIRTAVRNIPIEITGEATDDVEVSGHRDLPRVETNQLRGGALLVLVEGVLLKAPKILRHVDKLGIEGWDWLKDLMSKKEEEEEEKDEKIDDEDVDEEEEEISGYWRDIKIEANKKFISEVIAGRPVFAHPSKVGGFRLRYGRSRNTGFATQGFHPALMYLVDEFMAVGTQLKTERPGKATCVVPVDSIEPPIVKLKNGDVIRVDTIEKAIEVRDRVEEILFLGDVLVNYGDFLENNHPLLPSCWCEEWYEKVLIASNVGYDKEFIKNPKPEEAVKFALETKTPLHPRYTYHWHDVSKEDIILLRNWLLKGKEDDFEGKKVWIVGLETEDDKKAKRILELIGCCHLVRNKKVMIEEYYPLLYSLGYDVENKKDLIENIDEILNSAKNSMHLINLLAPFEVRRNTYVYVGARMGRPEKAAPRKMKPPVNGLFPIGNAGGQVRLINKAVEENNTDDIDVSYTRCPKCGKISLYRVCPFCGTKVELDTFGKIKAPLKEYWYAALKRLGINKPGDVKCIKGMTSKQKIVEPLEKAILRAMNEVYVFKDGTTRFDCTDVPVTHFKPNEINVSVEKLRELGYDKDIYGNELVDGDQVVELKPQDVIIPESCAEYFVKVANFIDDLLEKFYNMERFYNVKKKEDLIGHLVIGMAPHTSAGMVGRIIGYTKANVGYAHPYFHAAKRRNCDGDEDSFFLLLDAFLNFSKKFLPDKRGGQMDAPLVLTTILDPKEVDGEVHNMDTMWSYPLEFYEKTLEMPSPKEVKEFMETVEDRLGNPEQYEGIGYTHETSRIDLGPKVCAYKTLGSMLEKTTSQLSVAKKIRATDERDVAEKVIQSHFIPDLIGNLRAFSRQAVRCKCGAKFRRIPLRGKCPKCGSNLILTVSKGAVEKYMDVAEKMAEEYDVNNYIKQRLKIIREGINSIFENDKSKQVKLSDFFKMKT; translated from the coding sequence ATGGTTCATGTCGCATGTTCTGAAAACATGAAAAAATATTTTGAAAGTATTGTTGATGAAGTTAAAAAAATTTACAAAATTGCAGAAGAGTGTAGAAAAAAAGGTTTTGACCCAGTTGATGAAGTAGAGATTCCATTAGCTGCTGATATGGCTGATAGAGTTGAGGGATTGGTGGGGCCGAAAGGTGTTGCTGGGAGAATTAGGGAATTGGTTAAAGAGTTAGGTAAAGAGCCAGCAGCATTGGAAATAGCTAAAGAAATTGTAGAAGGAAAATTTGGAGATTTTGACAAAGAAAAAAAGGCAGAGCAGGCAGTTAGAACTGCATTAGCTGTATTGACAGAAGGTATTGTTGCCGCTCCACTGGAGGGAATTGCAGACGTTAAAATCAAAAAAAATCCAGATGGGAGTGAATATTTAGCTATATACTATGCAGGACCTATAAGAAGTGCTGGGGGAACAGCTCAGGCGTTATCTGTCTTAGTTGGGGATTTCGTTAGAAAGGCAATGGGATTGGATAGGTATAAACCAACAGAGGATGAGATTGAGAGGTATGTTGAGGAGGTTGAGCTGTATCAATCAGAAGTTGGAAGTTTTCAATACAACCCAAAAGCTGATGAAATTAGAACAGCTGTAAGAAATATTCCAATTGAGATTACTGGAGAAGCTACAGATGATGTTGAAGTTTCTGGGCATAGGGATTTACCGAGAGTTGAGACAAACCAGCTAAGGGGAGGGGCTTTATTAGTTTTAGTTGAAGGGGTTTTGTTGAAAGCTCCTAAAATATTGAGGCATGTAGATAAATTAGGAATAGAAGGATGGGATTGGCTTAAAGATTTAATGAGTAAAAAAGAAGAGGAAGAAGAGGAAAAAGATGAAAAAATAGATGATGAAGATGTGGATGAAGAGGAAGAAGAGATAAGTGGGTACTGGAGAGATATTAAAATAGAGGCAAATAAAAAGTTTATAAGCGAAGTTATTGCTGGAAGGCCTGTATTTGCTCATCCATCAAAAGTTGGAGGATTTAGGCTGAGATATGGAAGGAGTAGGAATACTGGATTTGCTACTCAAGGATTTCATCCTGCTTTAATGTACTTAGTTGATGAATTCATGGCTGTTGGAACTCAGTTAAAGACTGAAAGACCTGGAAAAGCTACATGCGTTGTGCCGGTTGATAGCATTGAGCCACCAATTGTTAAGCTTAAAAATGGGGATGTTATTAGAGTTGATACAATAGAGAAGGCTATAGAAGTAAGGGATAGAGTTGAGGAAATCTTATTCTTAGGAGATGTTTTAGTTAATTATGGGGATTTTTTAGAGAACAACCATCCTTTATTACCAAGTTGCTGGTGTGAAGAGTGGTATGAGAAGGTTTTGATAGCTAGCAACGTAGGGTATGATAAAGAGTTTATAAAGAATCCAAAGCCAGAAGAGGCTGTTAAATTTGCCTTAGAAACAAAAACTCCACTACATCCAAGATATACATATCATTGGCATGATGTTAGCAAAGAAGATATAATATTATTAAGAAATTGGTTATTAAAAGGAAAAGAAGATGATTTTGAAGGAAAAAAAGTTTGGATTGTTGGCTTAGAAACTGAGGATGATAAGAAGGCAAAGAGAATTTTAGAGTTAATTGGTTGCTGTCATTTAGTTAGAAATAAAAAGGTGATGATTGAGGAATACTATCCACTTCTATACTCTTTAGGTTATGATGTTGAAAATAAGAAGGATTTGATTGAAAACATAGATGAAATTTTAAATTCTGCAAAAAATAGCATGCATCTTATAAATCTATTGGCTCCATTTGAGGTTAGGAGAAACACCTATGTGTATGTTGGGGCAAGAATGGGAAGACCTGAAAAAGCTGCTCCAAGAAAGATGAAACCTCCAGTTAATGGTCTCTTCCCTATAGGTAATGCTGGAGGACAAGTTAGATTGATAAATAAGGCTGTTGAAGAAAATAACACGGATGATATTGACGTTTCATATACAAGATGTCCAAAATGTGGGAAAATCTCTTTATATAGAGTTTGTCCATTCTGTGGAACTAAAGTGGAATTAGATACTTTTGGAAAAATCAAAGCCCCATTAAAGGAGTACTGGTATGCTGCTTTAAAGAGGTTAGGGATAAATAAGCCAGGAGATGTTAAATGTATTAAAGGGATGACATCAAAGCAAAAAATTGTTGAACCATTGGAAAAGGCCATATTAAGGGCTATGAATGAGGTTTATGTCTTTAAAGATGGAACTACAAGGTTCGATTGTACAGATGTGCCAGTAACTCACTTCAAGCCAAATGAGATAAATGTTAGTGTTGAAAAGCTTAGGGAACTTGGCTATGATAAAGACATTTATGGCAATGAGTTGGTTGATGGAGATCAGGTTGTTGAGCTAAAGCCACAGGATGTTATTATTCCAGAGAGTTGTGCAGAGTATTTTGTTAAAGTAGCTAATTTTATTGATGATTTATTGGAGAAATTTTACAATATGGAGAGATTCTACAATGTAAAAAAGAAAGAGGATTTAATTGGGCATTTAGTTATCGGTATGGCTCCTCACACATCAGCAGGGATGGTTGGAAGAATTATTGGCTACACAAAGGCAAATGTTGGCTATGCTCATCCTTATTTCCATGCTGCAAAGAGAAGGAACTGTGACGGAGATGAGGATTCTTTCTTTTTACTTTTAGACGCATTTCTAAACTTCTCTAAAAAATTCCTCCCAGATAAAAGAGGAGGACAGATGGACGCTCCATTAGTTTTAACTACAATATTGGATCCAAAAGAGGTTGATGGGGAAGTTCATAACATGGATACGATGTGGAGCTATCCTTTAGAGTTTTATGAGAAAACCTTAGAGATGCCTTCACCAAAAGAGGTTAAAGAGTTTATGGAAACTGTTGAAGATAGATTAGGAAATCCAGAACAGTATGAAGGAATCGGTTATACGCATGAAACTTCAAGAATAGATTTAGGTCCAAAGGTTTGTGCTTACAAAACCCTCGGATCAATGTTAGAAAAAACAACATCTCAATTATCAGTTGCTAAAAAGATTAGAGCTACTGATGAGAGGGATGTTGCTGAAAAGGTTATTCAATCCCACTTTATCCCGGATTTAATTGGAAATTTAAGGGCTTTCTCAAGGCAGGCAGTTAGATGTAAGTGTGGGGCTAAGTTTAGAAGGATTCCGTTAAGAGGAAAATGTCCAAAATGTGGCTCTAACTTAATATTGACGGTTTCAAAAGGGGCTGTTGAAAAGTATATGGACGTAGCGGAAAAGATGGCTGAGGAGTACGATGTAAATAATTATATAAAACAAAGATTAAAAATTATTAGAGAGGGAATAAATTCAATATTTGAAAATGATAAAAGTAAGCAAGTTAAGTTAAGTGATTTCTTTAAAATGAAGACCTAA
- a CDS encoding MBL fold metallo-hydrolase — translation MKVIPLASESLGVRSMATYVKTNDVGILIDPGVALAPDRYGLKPNEIEFKKLKELRNKINDYAKKSDIITISHYHYDHYTPFFDDIYLDSKDYAKELYKDKILLIKHPTEFINKSQMERARKFLESVKDIAKKIDYADNKTFKFGKTEIKFSPPFPHGRDDKLGYVLITTVKEGNFKFMHTSDTQGVIFDDIRDYIVKEKPNLILMGGPPTYLMHRYGKKNLEKTNENLKYIVENTGAEIIIDHHLLRDKKFRERINIDFKTVAEFSGEKNLLLEAYRKEINQGKDINELFK, via the coding sequence ATGAAAGTCATTCCTTTAGCTTCTGAAAGCTTAGGGGTTAGGTCAATGGCAACCTATGTAAAAACAAACGATGTTGGGATTTTAATAGACCCTGGTGTTGCCTTAGCCCCTGATAGATATGGATTAAAGCCAAATGAAATTGAATTCAAAAAATTAAAAGAATTGAGAAATAAAATTAATGACTATGCAAAAAAATCAGATATTATAACAATTTCTCACTATCATTACGACCATTATACACCATTTTTTGATGATATTTATTTGGATTCAAAGGATTATGCTAAAGAACTATACAAAGATAAAATTTTACTGATAAAGCATCCAACTGAGTTTATAAATAAGAGTCAGATGGAGAGGGCAAGGAAATTTTTGGAAAGTGTTAAAGATATTGCAAAGAAGATAGATTATGCTGACAACAAAACGTTTAAATTTGGAAAGACTGAGATAAAGTTTTCTCCACCATTCCCACATGGAAGGGATGATAAATTAGGATACGTTTTAATAACAACAGTTAAAGAAGGGAATTTTAAGTTTATGCACACTTCTGATACTCAAGGAGTTATATTTGATGATATTAGGGATTATATAGTCAAGGAAAAGCCAAACTTAATACTCATGGGAGGGCCTCCAACATATTTAATGCATAGGTATGGTAAGAAGAATTTAGAGAAGACCAACGAAAACTTAAAATATATAGTTGAAAATACTGGAGCTGAGATTATAATTGACCACCATTTATTGAGGGATAAGAAGTTTAGAGAGAGAATAAATATTGATTTTAAAACAGTTGCTGAGTTTTCAGGAGAGAAAAATTTGCTATTGGAAGCATATAGAAAAGAGATTAATCAAGGAAAAGATATCAATGAGTTGTTTAAATAA